A DNA window from Bacteroidales bacterium contains the following coding sequences:
- the floA gene encoding flotillin-like protein FloA (flotillin-like protein involved in membrane lipid rafts), whose product MDDPNFLIIIAIGVAALFGLWIIFYFIPVGLWFSALVSGVRISLLQLVLMRWRKIPPTVIVNSMIAATKAGLTVYRDDLEAHFLAGGRLKQVINALISADKANIDLSFKMATAIDLAGRDVFEAVQMSVNPKVITTPKVAAVAKDGIQLIATARVTVRANIKQLVGGAGEETILARVGEGVVSSIGSADSHKRVLENPDIISKAVLAKGLDSGTAFEILSIDIADIDVGKNIGAYLQMDQANADKNIAQAKAEERRAMAVAVEQEMKAKAQDARAKVILAEAEIPLAIAESFRSGNLGIMDYYKFQNIQADTKMRESISEPPTTGAKLKDDNNNKK is encoded by the coding sequence ATGGACGATCCTAATTTCCTGATCATTATTGCTATTGGCGTGGCCGCACTGTTTGGCCTGTGGATAATTTTTTATTTCATTCCGGTGGGTCTTTGGTTCTCAGCCCTGGTTTCCGGTGTGCGCATTTCTTTATTGCAACTTGTGCTCATGCGCTGGAGAAAGATTCCTCCTACCGTTATCGTCAACAGCATGATTGCTGCCACAAAAGCCGGGCTTACCGTTTACCGCGACGACCTCGAAGCCCACTTTCTTGCCGGTGGCCGGCTTAAACAGGTGATCAACGCACTGATCTCAGCCGATAAAGCCAATATTGACCTGAGTTTTAAAATGGCAACCGCTATTGACCTCGCAGGACGTGATGTGTTCGAAGCTGTTCAGATGTCAGTTAACCCAAAGGTTATTACAACTCCAAAGGTAGCTGCTGTGGCAAAGGATGGAATCCAGTTAATTGCCACTGCCAGGGTCACAGTGCGCGCAAATATCAAACAACTTGTTGGTGGCGCCGGCGAAGAAACAATTCTCGCCCGTGTTGGCGAAGGTGTTGTTTCCTCAATTGGTTCGGCCGATTCGCATAAAAGAGTGCTTGAGAACCCCGATATCATTTCAAAAGCTGTGTTGGCAAAAGGACTCGATAGCGGTACTGCATTTGAGATTCTATCCATTGATATTGCCGATATTGATGTTGGCAAGAATATAGGCGCTTATCTCCAGATGGATCAGGCCAATGCCGATAAAAACATTGCCCAGGCCAAAGCGGAAGAACGCCGTGCAATGGCTGTTGCCGTAGAACAGGAAATGAAAGCTAAAGCACAGGATGCCCGTGCAAAAGTTATTCTTGCTGAAGCTGAAATTCCACTGGCTATCGCAGAATCTTTCCGTAGCGGAAATCTCGGAATCATGGATTATTATAAATTCCAGAACATCCAGGCCGATACAAAAATGCGTGAGTCAATTTCAGAACCCCCCACAACCGGAGCAAAGCTGAAAGACGACAACAACAACAAAAAGTAA
- a CDS encoding nucleoside deaminase, giving the protein MNKYSKEFMDEAIRLAADNVHSGNGGPFGAVVVRNGEIIARGVNMVTALNDPTAHAEVVAIRKACEFLGWFEIKDCELYSSCEPCPMCLGAIYWSRPRAIYFAASREDAAKSGFDDAHIYEEICSPLKERQILTQHIAHENSLKAFEKWKESGNKIPY; this is encoded by the coding sequence ATGAATAAGTACAGCAAAGAATTTATGGACGAGGCCATCCGGCTGGCCGCAGATAATGTACATAGCGGCAACGGTGGGCCTTTCGGTGCCGTGGTGGTTCGTAATGGTGAAATCATCGCGAGGGGTGTAAATATGGTTACAGCGCTCAACGATCCAACAGCCCATGCCGAGGTTGTTGCTATCCGTAAGGCATGTGAATTCCTCGGGTGGTTCGAAATAAAAGACTGCGAACTCTATAGCAGTTGCGAGCCATGCCCTATGTGCCTTGGGGCAATTTACTGGTCACGGCCCAGGGCAATCTATTTTGCCGCTTCCCGCGAAGATGCTGCAAAATCAGGTTTTGACGATGCACACATCTATGAAGAGATTTGTTCCCCACTAAAAGAACGGCAAATACTAACACAGCACATTGCTCATGAAAATTCTTTGAAGGCATTTGAGAAATGGAAGGAAAGTGGAAATAAAATTCCCTATTGA
- a CDS encoding NfeD family protein: protein MSWTLIIIFLLAGLLFMLLEILVVPGVTVFGILGFVAIGVSVWQAYASHGTPEGHYFLLGAILFTILLLVLALKSKTWNKVMLSTEVNSRVNTIELDKVMAGDEGTTVSRLAPVGKAIINGEFYEVDSLGEYIEPQTKIVVISVDHSKIIVKPKT from the coding sequence ATGTCCTGGACTCTAATCATCATTTTCCTTCTCGCCGGCCTATTGTTTATGCTGCTTGAAATCCTTGTAGTTCCGGGAGTTACCGTATTTGGAATACTTGGATTCGTAGCAATTGGTGTGAGTGTATGGCAGGCCTATGCTAGCCACGGTACACCTGAAGGTCATTACTTCCTGCTCGGTGCAATATTGTTCACGATATTGCTTTTGGTTCTGGCTTTAAAGTCAAAAACATGGAATAAAGTAATGCTCAGCACTGAAGTAAATTCAAGAGTAAATACTATCGAATTGGACAAAGTAATGGCCGGAGATGAGGGAACAACAGTTTCCAGGCTTGCCCCGGTGGGAAAAGCGATCATTAATGGTGAATTTTACGAAGTTGATTCTCTTGGAGAATATATTGAACCACAAACAAAAATCGTGGTTATCAGCGTAGATCATAGTAAAATAATTGTAAAACCTAAAACCTGA
- a CDS encoding NTP transferase domain-containing protein, whose amino-acid sequence MTKPTLLILAAGIGSRYGSLKQLDKLGPGGETIIDYSVFDAKRAGFGKVVFVIRQSMEQEFQETLMKKLSAHIAVDYVLQEIEKVPEGIKVHPERVKPWGTGHAILMAKDVVKEPFAVINADDFYGADAFHVLCDHLKIASEGNYAMVGYQLENTLSENGTVSRGICESDDNLELQSITERTKIAGNGSTINYVDDEGIAHILDPKTIVSMNCWGFTPGFFSHLQTSFDDFIQHNAQTLKGEFYIPVVVNDLIKSNQAIVKVLQSSAKWFGVTYREDREYAVQQLQQLTSQGVYPADLWSGIAD is encoded by the coding sequence ATGACAAAGCCTACCCTACTCATACTGGCTGCAGGAATTGGCAGCCGTTATGGCTCGCTCAAGCAGCTCGACAAACTTGGTCCCGGTGGTGAAACCATCATAGATTATTCTGTTTTTGATGCCAAAAGGGCTGGCTTCGGGAAAGTTGTTTTTGTGATCCGGCAAAGTATGGAACAAGAGTTCCAGGAAACTTTGATGAAGAAACTTAGCGCTCATATTGCAGTGGATTATGTGCTGCAGGAAATTGAAAAAGTCCCGGAAGGAATAAAAGTACATCCTGAACGCGTTAAACCCTGGGGAACAGGCCATGCTATTCTAATGGCCAAAGATGTGGTTAAAGAACCATTTGCCGTCATCAATGCCGATGATTTTTATGGCGCTGATGCATTTCATGTTTTATGTGATCATCTGAAAATCGCTTCTGAAGGCAATTATGCAATGGTAGGCTATCAGCTTGAAAACACCCTTTCTGAAAATGGAACGGTCTCGAGGGGAATTTGCGAAAGCGATGACAACCTCGAACTGCAAAGCATCACAGAGCGAACCAAAATTGCCGGTAATGGGAGCACAATCAATTACGTTGATGATGAAGGCATTGCTCACATTCTGGATCCAAAAACCATTGTTTCAATGAATTGCTGGGGATTTACACCCGGATTCTTTTCCCATCTTCAAACCTCATTTGATGATTTTATCCAACATAATGCCCAAACCTTAAAAGGCGAGTTTTACATTCCTGTTGTCGTGAACGACTTAATAAAATCAAATCAGGCTATTGTAAAAGTCTTGCAAAGTTCCGCCAAATGGTTTGGAGTTACCTATCGTGAAGATCGCGAATATGCTGTGCAACAGCTTCAGCAACTTACATCACAGGGTGTTTACCCAGCCGATTTATGGTCAGGGATTGCAGATTGA
- a CDS encoding ATP-dependent Clp protease adaptor ClpS — MSSENPQHTGQTKEIKSDQKDLILFNDDHNTFDFVIKSLVDICRHDAEQAEQCALITHLKGKCTISMGTWYELKPQHDQLSLRGLTVSIT; from the coding sequence ATGTCTTCCGAGAATCCGCAGCATACCGGGCAGACTAAAGAAATTAAATCTGATCAGAAGGATCTGATCTTGTTTAATGATGATCATAATACCTTTGACTTTGTCATTAAAAGTCTGGTTGACATCTGTCGTCACGATGCGGAACAGGCTGAACAATGTGCACTCATCACACACCTGAAAGGAAAATGCACTATCAGTATGGGAACCTGGTACGAATTGAAGCCTCAGCACGATCAACTTTCACTGCGTGGGCTAACTGTTTCCATCACCTAA
- a CDS encoding CoA pyrophosphatase → MELKKLGLVLKKRLENSLPGQDSHWKMLPIERRPAMKYIDGNPVPRPSSILILLYPMGNYFGTILIRRTQDLSVHSGQISFPGGKQDPTDLSPVHTALREAEEEINLQSGRVEILGKLSPLYVSPSNFEITPVVGYIDDPGKLTANPTEVDEIIEIPLNDLVSFRTNVDISVREFLLKQVPCFNIHSNIVWGATAMILQELLDVLADIQEPGPTINNY, encoded by the coding sequence ATGGAACTTAAAAAACTTGGTTTAGTTCTAAAGAAACGATTGGAAAACTCCTTGCCAGGACAGGATTCGCATTGGAAAATGCTGCCGATTGAGCGCAGGCCGGCAATGAAGTATATTGATGGAAATCCGGTCCCCAGGCCCAGTAGCATACTGATCCTGCTTTATCCAATGGGTAATTATTTTGGAACAATTCTGATCAGACGAACCCAGGATCTGAGTGTACATAGCGGACAAATCAGTTTTCCCGGTGGGAAACAGGATCCAACCGATCTATCACCCGTCCACACCGCATTAAGAGAGGCGGAGGAAGAAATTAACCTGCAATCCGGAAGGGTTGAAATACTCGGTAAATTGAGCCCGCTTTATGTCAGTCCAAGCAATTTCGAGATCACACCGGTTGTTGGTTACATTGATGATCCGGGCAAGCTCACAGCAAATCCAACAGAGGTGGACGAAATCATTGAAATCCCTTTGAACGATCTGGTGTCGTTTCGCACCAACGTTGATATTTCGGTTCGCGAGTTTCTGTTAAAACAAGTTCCTTGCTTCAACATTCATAGCAATATTGTTTGGGGCGCCACAGCCATGATCCTGCAGGAACTATTGGATGTGCTTGCAGATATTCAGGAGCCAGGTCCGACAATCAATAATTATTGA
- a CDS encoding TonB-dependent receptor yields the protein MKNLFLLLFLIHLSIQTLFAVEPGPGTRPVTDANIFGHVLDAETGEHLPFVSIGIKGTSIGTTTDQTGHFTIINAPVGIYILQASYTGYKTIEKLITTEKGKTIEADFELERDMLRLDEVVVTGSRYAQRRSESPTITSSLTPLLFSNVQALVLGEGLNYTPGLRMETNCSNCGFNQVRINGLEGPYSQILINGRPIFSGLAAVYGLELIPANMIDRVEVVRGGSSVLYGSNAIAGTINLRLKDPVSNVYEIGSDIGMVGTGLKEAAGPALDRSLNANVSVVSANHKTGLSIFGFSRNREPFDANDDGFTELVLLKNTTFGTRVYQRLSNRSKLTADFFRVNEYRRGGNRFDYPVHQSDIAESLAHRITTGGLTFEQFLRESDMVSMFVSAQHIERDSYYGAERSLADYGYTEDITMNSGANYRADVNNGTLIFGADLTAGKLNDQKLGYPDVDNAIIENDSIISIPQVENRTLAKQNSMTSGVYVQYDRNFERLKVSAGGRFDYYQINNEVSDDAGNTGGVFVPKISFLYTISPYLQGRLSYARGYRAPQIFDEDLHLSASGSRKVMYQNQPGLKQENSNGLTASLDFNKMIRKTSVGLLVEGFYTQLTNPFNIEFGEPDEAGTVTYFRGNSEKSATVQGVNIELNMSPWQKFNLTAGYNIQSSRYEEAQEFDENSFLRTPNNYGFFSVDWKLDRNWSVSASGSHTGSMLVPYFGPDLENPEDGELRQSREFLDLGLKLSYNLRINETKMNFYVGMKNLLNSYQSDFDYGIDRDPSYVYGPSAPRMVYVGFKFGNNLF from the coding sequence ATGAAAAACCTTTTCTTACTATTATTTTTGATTCATCTATCCATACAAACACTTTTTGCGGTGGAGCCTGGGCCAGGTACGCGGCCGGTGACTGACGCTAATATTTTCGGTCATGTGCTGGATGCTGAAACAGGCGAACACCTTCCTTTTGTCAGCATCGGGATCAAAGGAACATCCATTGGCACAACAACAGATCAAACCGGGCATTTTACAATTATCAATGCCCCGGTTGGCATCTACATCTTACAGGCAAGTTACACAGGTTATAAAACCATTGAAAAGTTAATTACCACCGAAAAAGGCAAAACCATTGAAGCTGATTTTGAGCTTGAAAGAGATATGTTGCGCCTTGATGAGGTAGTGGTCACAGGCAGCAGATATGCACAGCGGCGCAGCGAATCCCCAACCATTACAAGCAGCCTGACTCCATTGCTTTTTTCGAACGTTCAGGCATTGGTTCTCGGCGAAGGCCTTAATTACACACCCGGGCTGAGGATGGAAACAAATTGTTCAAATTGTGGCTTTAACCAGGTTCGCATCAATGGGCTTGAAGGGCCTTACTCGCAGATACTTATAAACGGAAGACCCATTTTCAGTGGGCTGGCTGCAGTTTACGGACTTGAATTAATCCCAGCTAATATGATTGATCGTGTAGAGGTTGTGCGTGGCGGCAGTTCAGTATTGTATGGAAGCAATGCTATTGCCGGAACCATAAACCTCAGACTTAAAGATCCGGTTTCAAATGTGTATGAAATAGGTTCTGACATTGGCATGGTAGGAACCGGGCTTAAAGAGGCGGCAGGCCCTGCACTTGACAGAAGCCTGAATGCAAATGTTTCAGTTGTTTCAGCCAACCATAAAACCGGCTTGTCAATCTTTGGGTTTTCGCGCAACCGCGAGCCTTTCGATGCCAATGATGATGGGTTCACAGAGTTGGTGTTGCTTAAAAACACAACTTTTGGAACCCGCGTTTATCAGAGGTTGAGCAACAGAAGCAAACTGACAGCGGACTTTTTTCGTGTAAATGAGTATCGCCGTGGAGGAAATCGTTTCGATTATCCGGTACACCAAAGTGATATCGCAGAATCTCTGGCCCATCGCATTACTACAGGCGGATTAACTTTCGAGCAGTTTTTGCGCGAGTCGGATATGGTTTCAATGTTTGTTTCAGCACAGCATATTGAGCGCGATTCATATTATGGAGCTGAACGTTCACTCGCTGATTACGGCTACACCGAAGATATAACCATGAATTCCGGTGCCAACTACAGGGCCGATGTAAATAACGGAACACTGATTTTTGGAGCCGATCTTACTGCTGGTAAACTCAACGACCAGAAACTGGGTTATCCCGATGTTGACAATGCCATCATCGAAAACGACTCTATCATCTCAATCCCTCAAGTTGAAAACAGAACTCTGGCAAAACAAAACAGTATGACCTCTGGTGTTTATGTTCAATACGACCGCAACTTTGAGCGCTTGAAGGTTTCAGCCGGAGGCCGGTTTGATTATTATCAGATAAACAATGAGGTAAGCGATGATGCTGGCAATACCGGAGGCGTTTTCGTTCCTAAAATCAGTTTTCTTTACACGATCAGCCCATATCTTCAGGGACGGTTGAGTTATGCACGCGGCTACCGGGCCCCGCAGATTTTTGATGAAGACCTGCATCTTTCTGCTTCAGGTTCGCGAAAGGTTATGTATCAAAACCAACCCGGCCTGAAACAGGAAAACAGCAATGGGCTGACGGCTTCGCTGGATTTCAATAAAATGATCAGAAAAACCAGCGTTGGCCTTTTGGTTGAAGGCTTTTATACACAATTGACCAATCCGTTCAATATTGAGTTTGGCGAACCGGATGAAGCTGGAACTGTAACATATTTTAGAGGCAATTCAGAAAAGTCTGCAACCGTGCAAGGTGTTAATATTGAGTTAAACATGAGTCCCTGGCAGAAATTTAATCTAACAGCAGGTTATAATATTCAATCGAGCAGGTATGAAGAAGCCCAGGAGTTTGATGAAAATAGTTTCCTCAGAACGCCCAATAATTATGGATTCTTTTCGGTTGATTGGAAGCTTGATAGAAATTGGTCGGTTTCAGCCAGTGGTTCGCACACAGGGAGTATGCTGGTGCCATACTTTGGCCCTGATCTCGAAAATCCTGAAGATGGTGAGTTGAGGCAAAGCAGGGAGTTTTTGGATTTAGGGCTGAAGCTCAGCTACAACCTCAGGATCAATGAAACAAAAATGAACTTCTATGTTGGTATGAAAAATCTGCTCAATTCTTACCAATCCGATTTTGATTATGGTATTGATCGCGATCCAAGCTATGTGTATGGCCCATCGGCGCCCCGCATGGTTTATGTAGGCTTTAAATTCGGAAATAATTTGTTCTGA
- a CDS encoding OsmC family protein codes for MKQSISLNWNEAMSFESTINGHKIIIDADESVGGKNKGPRPKPLLLLALAGCTAMDVVSMLGKMRVQPDSFHVDVEGELTEEHPKVYKNLHVKYIFTGKDLPMEKLEKAVNLSQERYCGVSAMMAKATELTFEIVVQ; via the coding sequence ATGAAACAAAGCATAAGCCTGAACTGGAACGAAGCCATGTCGTTTGAATCAACAATCAACGGCCACAAAATAATTATTGATGCCGACGAATCTGTTGGCGGTAAAAATAAGGGACCGCGCCCAAAGCCACTATTGCTGCTGGCGCTGGCCGGATGTACAGCCATGGACGTTGTTTCAATGCTTGGGAAAATGCGTGTTCAACCTGACTCATTCCATGTTGATGTTGAAGGAGAGCTCACTGAAGAACATCCTAAGGTTTATAAAAACCTTCATGTGAAATACATATTCACCGGCAAAGATCTTCCTATGGAAAAGCTTGAAAAAGCGGTCAACCTTTCACAGGAAAGATATTGCGGCGTGTCAGCAATGATGGCTAAAGCAACTGAGTTGACTTTTGAAATCGTGGTTCAATAA
- a CDS encoding bifunctional (p)ppGpp synthetase/guanosine-3',5'-bis(diphosphate) 3'-pyrophosphohydrolase: MEQQSEPTYTPQIISKYKELLYITQPYLQQGDVKQLRKAFELLLDAHKDFRRETGEPFFIHSIEVAKIVSSEFGLGIRSIIGALLQDVLNDTDIKPGQIEKTFNPAIRQMLETLSKIARLRTDKVSLHAENFIRLLLTITDDVSVIMIRLADRLHYMRNLEVLHADDKARLSAETSILYSPLAHRLGLYKIKTELEELSMRYAEPAIYQSIAHKLKETEKEHKEYLNGFTLPLRRILLENGFKFSIKGRTKSIFSIWTKMKNQGVEFEEVFDLFAVRIILNNTLENEKSDCWKVYSLVSNLYQPDPKRLRDWVTTPKENGYESLHTTVIGPLKRFVEVQIRTQRMDENAEQGHASHWMYKGSSKQNKTDEWLNHLRLMLEKPPDEVSSQPASSTDKEAAEHIFVFTPQGDLKKLRRDSTVLDFAFEVHTGLGEKCAGGRVNNQQVQIRHILKNGDQVEIITSRNQKPNLDWLSWVVTSRAKNKIKRYLREARFNRSEEGKDILRRKLGQLDLPFNDEVLNKLMSHFTTNEPLELYQWIAEDKIDVADIKIVLLGSQPKPDFELRDKIKEKIAKKISSEAVHQYAMLIEGSPGFADYKLAKCCMPVVGENIFGFVTVSEGIKIHSIHCPNALQMREKYSYRIVKAEWVKREESSGKVSELHISGTDRLGILNDITRIISDDLKVNMRSVSLDSKGGNFEGVIKVFVGDKKHLDSLLHRIAKVKGVLKAVAL, translated from the coding sequence ATGGAACAACAATCTGAACCAACATACACTCCTCAGATTATCAGCAAATACAAGGAGTTGCTATACATCACCCAGCCTTATCTTCAACAGGGTGATGTAAAACAATTGAGAAAGGCCTTTGAACTTTTGCTTGATGCTCATAAAGATTTCAGGCGTGAAACCGGTGAGCCTTTCTTTATACATTCCATTGAGGTCGCTAAAATTGTATCTTCTGAATTTGGCCTTGGCATCAGATCCATTATCGGCGCATTGCTTCAGGATGTACTTAACGATACCGATATAAAACCCGGACAAATTGAGAAAACGTTTAACCCGGCAATCAGGCAAATGCTTGAAACACTCAGTAAAATAGCCAGGCTGCGAACCGACAAGGTTTCATTACATGCCGAAAATTTTATCCGCCTGCTGCTTACCATTACTGATGATGTAAGCGTGATCATGATCCGGCTGGCTGACCGCCTCCACTATATGCGAAATCTTGAAGTGTTGCATGCCGATGACAAAGCCCGCCTATCAGCAGAAACCTCAATCCTGTATTCTCCTTTGGCTCATCGCCTGGGTCTATACAAAATAAAAACCGAGCTTGAAGAGCTTTCAATGCGTTATGCTGAGCCAGCCATTTATCAATCCATTGCCCACAAACTGAAAGAAACAGAAAAAGAACACAAAGAATACCTGAATGGTTTCACCTTGCCACTCCGTCGCATCTTGCTTGAAAATGGATTTAAGTTTTCTATTAAAGGGCGAACCAAATCCATTTTTTCTATCTGGACCAAAATGAAAAATCAGGGCGTGGAATTCGAAGAGGTTTTTGATCTTTTTGCCGTACGCATTATTCTTAATAACACACTCGAAAACGAAAAATCGGATTGCTGGAAAGTTTACTCCCTGGTTTCGAACCTTTACCAACCTGATCCGAAACGCTTGCGCGACTGGGTGACCACACCCAAGGAAAATGGTTATGAATCACTGCATACCACAGTGATTGGCCCGTTAAAACGCTTTGTTGAAGTACAGATCCGAACCCAGCGCATGGACGAAAATGCCGAACAAGGCCATGCTTCGCATTGGATGTATAAAGGTTCGTCAAAACAAAACAAAACAGATGAATGGCTCAACCACCTTCGGTTGATGCTTGAGAAACCACCTGATGAAGTGAGTTCGCAGCCAGCATCATCAACTGATAAGGAAGCGGCAGAGCATATATTTGTGTTTACTCCTCAAGGCGACCTGAAAAAACTGCGGCGTGATTCTACCGTGCTGGATTTTGCGTTTGAGGTTCATACCGGATTAGGCGAAAAATGTGCAGGTGGCCGTGTAAATAACCAGCAGGTTCAAATCAGGCATATTCTCAAAAATGGAGACCAGGTAGAGATTATTACTTCGCGTAATCAGAAACCAAATCTCGACTGGCTGAGTTGGGTCGTAACCAGCCGTGCAAAGAACAAAATCAAACGCTACCTGCGCGAAGCCCGCTTCAATCGAAGCGAGGAGGGCAAGGATATTTTGCGAAGGAAATTAGGCCAGCTTGATCTGCCGTTCAACGATGAGGTGCTCAATAAACTCATGTCGCACTTCACTACAAATGAGCCCCTCGAATTATATCAATGGATCGCTGAAGATAAAATTGATGTGGCCGATATCAAAATTGTATTGCTGGGGTCACAACCAAAACCTGATTTTGAATTACGCGACAAGATCAAGGAAAAAATCGCTAAAAAGATAAGCTCCGAAGCAGTTCACCAGTATGCAATGTTAATTGAAGGAAGCCCGGGCTTTGCGGATTACAAATTAGCCAAATGCTGTATGCCTGTTGTAGGGGAAAATATTTTTGGTTTTGTTACAGTGAGCGAAGGCATAAAAATTCATAGCATTCATTGCCCTAATGCATTACAGATGCGCGAAAAATACAGTTACCGCATCGTAAAAGCAGAATGGGTCAAACGCGAAGAATCATCAGGAAAAGTATCTGAACTCCATATATCGGGAACCGATCGTCTTGGTATTCTCAACGATATTACCCGCATCATCAGCGATGACCTGAAAGTAAATATGCGATCCGTTTCGCTTGACTCGAAAGGCGGCAATTTTGAAGGTGTAATCAAGGTTTTTGTCGGCGATAAGAAACACCTCGATTCATTATTGCACCGTATTGCCAAGGTTAAAGGAGTTCTTAAAGCAGTTGCATTGTGA
- a CDS encoding M48 family metallopeptidase, with protein sequence MVHKKIAFLLVTLFIASCSTVPLSGRRQLKLLPENMLINMSLTSYSEFLAENPVLPPDNPNAMLVNKVGDRVADAVITYIKDSKIQNRVFDFEFNTVLNDEVNAWCMPGGKIVFYTGIFPYTKDEAGIAVVMAHEIAHAVANHGNERMSQQMALMLGAVTLDVALSEKPQETKDIFMLAYGIGGTLGTLAYSRQHEYEADKLGMIFMAMAGYNPERTLEFWQEMAKISGPTPPTFLSTHPGSEDRVKAIQEFLPEAMKYYKKPN encoded by the coding sequence ATGGTTCATAAGAAAATTGCATTTCTGTTGGTAACACTTTTTATTGCCTCTTGTTCCACTGTGCCATTAAGTGGCCGGCGTCAGTTAAAATTGCTTCCGGAAAACATGCTCATTAATATGAGTTTGACTTCGTACAGTGAGTTCTTAGCCGAAAACCCGGTTTTACCTCCTGACAATCCAAATGCCATGCTTGTGAATAAGGTTGGTGACCGGGTTGCAGATGCAGTAATCACCTATATCAAGGATTCAAAAATTCAAAACCGCGTTTTTGACTTTGAATTTAACACGGTTCTAAACGATGAAGTAAATGCCTGGTGCATGCCGGGAGGTAAAATAGTATTCTATACCGGGATTTTCCCTTACACCAAAGATGAAGCAGGTATTGCCGTTGTGATGGCCCATGAAATTGCCCATGCAGTTGCCAATCATGGCAACGAACGTATGAGCCAGCAAATGGCATTGATGCTGGGAGCAGTCACACTTGATGTCGCACTGAGTGAAAAACCGCAGGAAACCAAGGATATATTTATGCTGGCATACGGAATCGGCGGCACGTTAGGAACCCTTGCTTACTCGCGTCAGCATGAATATGAAGCTGATAAGTTAGGAATGATATTCATGGCAATGGCAGGCTATAATCCCGAACGAACTTTAGAGTTCTGGCAGGAAATGGCCAAAATTAGCGGGCCCACACCACCCACATTTTTAAGCACTCACCCAGGCAGTGAAGACCGAGTGAAAGCTATTCAGGAATTTCTGCCCGAAGCTATGAAATATTATAAAAAACCCAACTAG
- a CDS encoding radical SAM protein, whose amino-acid sequence MPGLAALDACCSCPRLCNAMRDNGETGYCNTDNRFHISSICLHHGEEPTISGPNGICNIFFSRCNLQCIYCQNYQISTTGSGVQDAVLSLDEIINKVEQYLDNGCTHVGFVSPSHVILQVREIIGALHKRGRQAVFVYNSNGYDSVSTIKSLEGMIDVYLPDLKYMDTEIAEAYSGAKDYPQIASSALREMYRQKGSTLILSEDGCALSGLIIRHLVLPGHIENSKAVLKFIAQELSPLIHVSLMSQYYPIPQVEDHPNLGRLLNHTEYQQVVDEMGLLGIFRGWIQDIESHDNYRPDFDKNHPFE is encoded by the coding sequence ATGCCCGGTTTAGCAGCATTGGATGCTTGTTGCTCCTGCCCCCGATTATGCAATGCAATGCGTGATAATGGTGAAACAGGATATTGTAATACAGATAACAGATTTCATATCAGCAGCATTTGTTTGCACCACGGTGAGGAACCCACTATTAGTGGGCCTAATGGTATTTGCAATATTTTTTTTAGCCGTTGTAACTTACAATGCATTTATTGCCAGAATTACCAGATCAGCACTACCGGATCTGGTGTTCAGGATGCGGTCCTCTCCCTTGATGAAATAATTAACAAGGTTGAGCAATATCTCGATAATGGCTGCACCCACGTGGGATTTGTTTCACCCTCGCATGTAATCCTCCAGGTGAGAGAGATTATTGGTGCTTTGCACAAGCGTGGCAGACAAGCAGTTTTCGTATATAATTCAAACGGGTACGACAGTGTTTCAACAATTAAAAGTCTTGAAGGGATGATTGATGTTTATCTGCCCGACCTCAAGTATATGGATACTGAAATAGCTGAAGCCTATTCCGGCGCAAAAGATTATCCGCAAATTGCTTCGTCAGCGCTAAGGGAAATGTATCGCCAGAAAGGAAGTACGCTCATTTTGTCGGAAGATGGTTGTGCATTGTCGGGTTTGATTATCCGCCACCTTGTTTTGCCTGGCCATATTGAAAATAGCAAGGCTGTGCTCAAATTCATTGCCCAGGAATTATCTCCTCTGATCCATGTTTCATTGATGTCGCAGTATTATCCCATTCCACAGGTAGAAGACCATCCAAATCTTGGACGTTTGCTTAATCACACGGAATATCAGCAGGTAGTTGATGAGATGGGATTACTTGGAATATTCCGGGGTTGGATTCAGGATATTGAAAGCCATGACAACTACAGGCCTGATTTTGACAAGAATCATCCGTTTGAATGA